A single genomic interval of Arthrobacter methylotrophus harbors:
- a CDS encoding helix-turn-helix transcriptional regulator produces the protein MTHSDDVRKFLTSRRARLTPDDAGLPVYGGNRRVSGLRREEVAMLAGMSIDYYIRLERGNLSGASDSVLEALGRALKLDDAETAHLFDLARAATASPRARRRHSPQTVRPSVQRVIDAITAAPAWVRNDRGDVLASNELGRALYLDMMAEGPLPPNSARFTFLNPKAREFFADWERAADDIVAVLRSTAGKNPYDKDLTDLIGELSTRSEEFRTRWARHDVKYHRAGRKRLHHPIVGDLDLSFEALELPADPGLRINVYTADPGTPSEDALKVLASWAATQLDAAEVPVKEKK, from the coding sequence ATGACACATAGCGATGATGTGCGGAAGTTCCTGACCTCCCGCCGTGCCAGGCTCACGCCGGACGATGCCGGTCTGCCGGTCTACGGTGGCAACCGGCGCGTTAGCGGGCTGCGTCGCGAGGAAGTCGCGATGCTCGCCGGGATGAGCATTGACTACTACATACGCCTGGAACGGGGAAATCTCTCCGGCGCTTCGGACAGCGTCCTAGAAGCCCTTGGGCGCGCGTTGAAGCTCGACGACGCCGAAACGGCCCACCTTTTTGACCTTGCCCGCGCCGCTACCGCCTCCCCTCGGGCGCGGCGCAGGCACAGCCCGCAGACAGTGCGGCCGAGCGTGCAGCGCGTTATCGACGCGATCACGGCCGCACCGGCCTGGGTTCGCAACGACCGCGGGGATGTCCTCGCTTCCAACGAACTCGGCCGTGCCCTTTACCTGGACATGATGGCAGAGGGGCCTCTTCCGCCGAACAGTGCACGCTTCACCTTCCTGAACCCGAAAGCGCGGGAGTTCTTCGCCGATTGGGAACGCGCTGCAGATGACATCGTCGCGGTCCTGCGTTCCACCGCGGGGAAGAACCCGTACGACAAGGACCTGACGGACCTGATCGGCGAGCTGTCCACGCGAAGCGAGGAGTTCCGTACCCGGTGGGCCCGTCACGACGTGAAGTACCACCGCGCCGGCCGCAAGCGCCTCCACCACCCGATCGTCGGGGACCTGGACCTGAGCTTTGAAGCACTCGAGCTCCCCGCCGACCCGGGACTGCGCATCAACGTCTACACAGCGGACCCCGGGACACCCTCCGAGGATGCCCTGAAAGTGCTCGCCAGCTGGGCAGCGACTCAGCTCGACGCCGCAGAGGTACCGGTCAAGGAGAAAAAATGA
- a CDS encoding MFS transporter translates to MHVKHETCTRNSLPSGGDPGDHPRQLLHDPAGQLGHLHRLPSLQAELRLSTGELSWVQDAYTLVFGGLLLLGARAGDLLGRRRVFVLGLVVFSLASLLIGLAPAGWWAITGRAVQGIGAAIVAPASLSLLTASFPEGRERTRAVALYGATAGIGASLGLVIGGALAHWISWRAGFFVNVPIGAAMIALAPRFLPETRRARGRFDVFGALSATLGVGAHVFGIINTSDAGWTSPVTLTAISAGVVLLIAFVLTERRAAQPIMPLRLVRSRRRTGAYVARFLYLGAMIAFFFTTQFLQEVLGFDPLQAGIGFLPMTAVNFAVAMTIPGSLAGCRDRSRSWPGYCSRSPGCSGSAGPASTPRI, encoded by the coding sequence TTGCATGTAAAGCATGAAACCTGCACCCGCAACAGCCTCCCATCCGGGGGCGATCCTGGCGATCATCCTCGTCAGCTACTTCATGATCCTGCTGGACAACTCGGTCATCTTCACCGCCTACCGAGCCTGCAGGCAGAGCTGCGGCTGAGCACGGGCGAGCTCTCCTGGGTCCAGGACGCGTACACGCTGGTCTTCGGCGGCCTGCTCCTCCTCGGAGCCCGGGCCGGTGACCTGCTCGGCCGACGGCGCGTCTTCGTCCTCGGGCTGGTGGTGTTTTCGCTCGCGTCGCTGTTGATCGGGCTGGCGCCGGCGGGCTGGTGGGCCATCACCGGACGCGCCGTGCAGGGTATCGGTGCTGCGATCGTCGCGCCCGCCTCACTCTCCCTGCTCACCGCTAGCTTCCCGGAAGGACGTGAGCGCACCCGGGCCGTCGCTTTGTATGGCGCGACCGCAGGGATCGGCGCCAGCCTGGGCCTGGTCATCGGCGGCGCCCTGGCCCACTGGATCTCCTGGCGCGCCGGGTTCTTCGTCAACGTGCCGATCGGCGCCGCGATGATCGCGCTCGCTCCCCGGTTCCTCCCTGAAACCCGCCGTGCCCGCGGACGCTTCGATGTGTTCGGCGCGCTCAGCGCCACCCTCGGCGTCGGCGCTCACGTGTTCGGCATCATCAACACCTCCGACGCCGGCTGGACGTCCCCGGTCACGCTCACGGCGATCAGCGCCGGCGTCGTACTCCTGATCGCGTTCGTGCTGACCGAACGCAGGGCCGCCCAGCCGATCATGCCGCTGCGGCTGGTCCGGAGCCGCCGACGCACCGGCGCCTACGTGGCACGGTTTCTCTACCTGGGGGCGATGATCGCGTTCTTCTTCACCACCCAGTTCCTCCAGGAAGTGCTCGGCTTCGACCCCCTGCAGGCCGGCATCGGATTCCTCCCCATGACCGCGGTCAACTTCGCCGTCGCGATGACCATCCCCGGCTCGTTGGCCGGGTGCCGGGATCGCTCCCGCTCCTGGCCGGGATACTGCTCACGCTCGCCGGGATGTTCTGGCTCAGCCGGGCCGGCATCGACTCCGCGTATTTGA
- a CDS encoding aldo/keto reductase: MKLTLNNGITMPALGLGVFQSAPEQTTAAVAAALATGYRHIDTAAAYGNEREVGEGIRRSGLDRSEVFIETKVWVSDYGYDQTLHAWDKATGKLGVDYLDLLILHQPAPDRFEQTTAAYKALETLLDDGRVRAIGVSNFMPHHLEQLLDSTDVVPAVNQIELHPYFTQPDVQAADAGHGILTQAWSPIGGITFYPGWGEERRNVMEDPIIAAIGRAHSKSPAQVMLRWHLQQGRSAIPKSTNPARIAENFDVFDFELAADELAAIDALNTGNRNGPDPDQARPERFAMVIPEA, translated from the coding sequence ATGAAACTAACACTCAACAACGGCATCACAATGCCAGCCCTGGGCCTGGGCGTCTTCCAAAGCGCCCCGGAGCAGACGACGGCGGCCGTCGCGGCCGCGCTAGCCACCGGCTACCGGCACATCGACACCGCCGCCGCGTACGGCAACGAGCGGGAGGTCGGTGAGGGCATCCGCCGTTCAGGCCTGGACCGCTCCGAGGTGTTCATCGAGACCAAGGTGTGGGTCAGTGACTACGGCTACGACCAGACCCTGCACGCCTGGGACAAAGCGACAGGCAAGCTCGGCGTCGACTACCTGGACCTGCTCATCCTGCACCAGCCCGCCCCCGACCGGTTCGAGCAGACCACCGCCGCGTACAAGGCATTGGAGACCCTGCTCGACGACGGGCGCGTCCGGGCGATCGGCGTCAGCAACTTCATGCCGCACCACCTGGAGCAGTTGCTCGACTCGACCGACGTCGTCCCGGCCGTGAACCAGATTGAACTACACCCCTACTTCACCCAACCGGACGTACAAGCAGCCGACGCCGGGCACGGCATCCTCACCCAGGCGTGGTCACCGATCGGAGGAATCACCTTCTACCCGGGATGGGGCGAGGAACGCCGGAACGTCATGGAAGACCCGATCATTGCCGCCATCGGGCGGGCCCACAGCAAGAGCCCGGCGCAGGTCATGCTCCGCTGGCACCTGCAGCAGGGCCGCTCGGCCATCCCGAAATCGACGAACCCGGCACGCATCGCCGAAAACTTCGACGTCTTCGATTTCGAACTCGCCGCCGACGAACTCGCCGCCATCGATGCGCTCAACACCGGCAACCGCAACGGACCGGACCCGGACCAAGCCCGGCCGGAGCGCTTCGCCATGGTCATCCCCGAAGCCTAA